The following proteins are co-located in the Abditibacteriaceae bacterium genome:
- a CDS encoding tetratricopeptide repeat protein, which yields MKLKKSSLFFAAVIAVVPFGPSYAQTTPDAPAAPLPMPDAPAASPSVPVTPVAPARPAEPTTPAAPGTTPSAPTPADSNVVAATDSYNNGLAALKGGNLVSAAEHFTKVLTLTPDDAQAQMLLGYVRLKQERYDEAVEALQAADTKGAKLDVRSRAIIQNNIGMAYWNQKQYSRALPAYQKAVALDGGYTDARYNLAFALLSQNRAKEALPLFTALAAQNPRDPMLQDGLGQSHEALSDWAKAFAAYKRAIALNAKDSSYPLNLGLAMLRSDPNGTIPGRRDQAIGFLREATKLNPQGAPAFLQLGLLLIEKKRWPEAQDTLRRYVALKPEDFLGIFNLALAHDYAGKFDDALKLYGQAETMMPTDPAVKNNVGRIYLKRKLYNESIEQFQKALALDATFADARNNLALALAAKGDYATSNSEWRKLITATSAEIGRTKGKERLDLQGRLASARAALAENYLRDKNYAEAATEYRALVKSAPNNGAAWSNLGLALYHTKDLAGALAAYDDLLKRDPKNAVAHNNRGVVLEAQNKKSDALVAFKRAVELKPDYTEAKANRDRLLAATVVS from the coding sequence ATGAAGTTGAAGAAGTCTTCGTTATTTTTCGCTGCCGTTATAGCCGTCGTCCCGTTTGGGCCGTCCTACGCCCAAACCACGCCCGATGCACCCGCCGCACCGTTGCCCATGCCCGACGCACCGGCAGCCTCGCCCTCAGTCCCTGTCACGCCTGTCGCTCCTGCAAGGCCAGCGGAGCCGACAACACCCGCAGCGCCAGGCACCACGCCAAGTGCACCGACTCCCGCTGATAGCAATGTCGTGGCAGCAACCGACAGCTACAACAACGGCCTCGCAGCGCTTAAAGGCGGCAATCTGGTTTCGGCGGCGGAACATTTCACTAAAGTCTTGACGCTCACGCCCGATGACGCTCAGGCGCAGATGCTTCTCGGCTACGTCCGTTTGAAGCAGGAACGCTACGACGAAGCCGTCGAAGCACTGCAAGCAGCGGACACCAAAGGCGCAAAGCTCGATGTTCGTTCGCGCGCGATTATTCAGAACAATATCGGCATGGCGTATTGGAATCAGAAGCAGTATTCCCGCGCATTGCCGGCCTATCAGAAAGCAGTCGCGCTCGATGGAGGCTACACCGATGCGCGCTACAACTTGGCGTTTGCTCTTTTGTCGCAAAACCGCGCCAAGGAAGCGTTACCGTTGTTCACCGCTTTAGCCGCACAAAACCCGCGCGACCCGATGCTGCAAGACGGCCTGGGCCAAAGCCACGAAGCGCTTTCCGATTGGGCTAAAGCGTTCGCGGCTTACAAGCGCGCGATTGCGCTCAACGCGAAAGATTCGTCATATCCGCTCAATCTCGGTTTGGCAATGCTGCGCTCCGACCCGAACGGCACAATTCCCGGTCGCCGCGATCAGGCCATCGGCTTTTTGCGCGAAGCGACAAAGCTGAATCCGCAGGGCGCTCCGGCGTTTTTGCAACTTGGCTTGCTCCTCATCGAAAAGAAGCGCTGGCCTGAAGCACAAGACACGCTGCGTCGTTACGTCGCGCTCAAGCCCGAAGATTTTCTCGGCATTTTTAATCTGGCACTCGCGCATGATTACGCCGGAAAATTCGACGACGCCTTGAAGCTCTACGGCCAGGCCGAAACGATGATGCCAACAGACCCGGCAGTGAAAAATAATGTCGGGCGCATTTATCTTAAGCGCAAGCTTTATAACGAATCGATTGAGCAGTTCCAGAAAGCGCTCGCGCTCGATGCAACCTTTGCCGACGCGCGCAACAATCTCGCGCTGGCTTTAGCGGCCAAAGGCGACTACGCCACTTCAAATTCGGAATGGCGCAAACTCATCACGGCAACATCGGCAGAAATCGGACGCACCAAAGGCAAGGAGCGCCTCGACTTGCAAGGTCGTCTCGCTTCGGCGCGCGCGGCTCTGGCCGAAAACTACTTGCGCGATAAAAATTATGCGGAAGCGGCAACGGAATATCGCGCGCTCGTGAAATCGGCGCCGAACAATGGCGCGGCGTGGAGCAATCTGGGGCTTGCGCTGTATCACACCAAAGACCTCGCAGGCGCTCTCGCGGCTTACGACGATTTGCTCAAGCGCGATCCGAAAAATGCCGTCGCGCACAATAATCGCGGCGTGGTTCTGGAAGCGCAAAACAAGAAAAGCGACGCGCTTGTCGCATTCAAGCGCGCCGTTGAATTGAAGCCGGATTACACCGAAGCGAAAGCAAATCGCGACCGCCTACTGGCCGCAACCGTCGTGAGCTAA
- a CDS encoding NAD-binding protein, with product MNSPRANYTHRGLSDEDLAHLRETFFDIWRGVRSVMPATAFFAVIIVIATLGYIALGWQPFDAFYMVVITVFSVGYGETQPIDTVAERIWTILVIFGGWSAVVVTLGGITKSVTEGELRRLTDSIRKTRVMEHLHDHVIICGYGRMGQTLARELQDAGMSFVVIDRDEERVAQISVDGYLAHRGDATEESVLEYCGVQRAKTLATVLPQDALNVFITLTARDLSSDIKIIARGEQPSTEKKLLQAGADEVVLPATIGGLRIAHSITQPDVSELLRQKSGLDWNALGIEVDELRLHQHAHLLGKSVHEIHRLCNGEIMILGVRRNAEVLRENLDSLVLQEGDALVALARTQQLPAILARDVERTTMT from the coding sequence GTGAATTCGCCTCGCGCAAACTATACGCATCGCGGTCTGAGCGATGAAGACCTCGCTCACTTACGCGAAACGTTTTTCGACATCTGGCGCGGCGTGCGGAGTGTGATGCCAGCGACGGCGTTTTTCGCGGTCATCATTGTCATTGCAACGCTTGGCTACATCGCGCTGGGCTGGCAGCCGTTCGATGCGTTTTACATGGTTGTGATTACGGTTTTCTCGGTCGGCTACGGCGAAACGCAGCCGATTGATACCGTCGCCGAGCGCATCTGGACGATTCTGGTGATTTTCGGCGGATGGAGTGCTGTCGTGGTGACGCTCGGTGGCATTACTAAATCTGTGACTGAAGGCGAATTGCGTCGCCTCACCGATTCGATTCGCAAAACCCGCGTTATGGAACATCTTCACGATCACGTTATTATTTGCGGTTATGGCCGCATGGGGCAAACGCTTGCGCGCGAGCTGCAAGACGCAGGAATGTCGTTCGTCGTTATCGACCGCGATGAAGAACGCGTCGCGCAAATCTCAGTCGATGGTTATCTGGCGCATCGTGGCGATGCGACCGAAGAAAGCGTCCTAGAGTACTGTGGCGTTCAGCGCGCGAAAACTCTGGCGACGGTTCTGCCGCAAGACGCGCTCAACGTATTCATCACGCTCACGGCGCGCGACCTGAGCAGCGACATTAAAATCATCGCTCGCGGCGAACAGCCTTCGACCGAAAAGAAGCTGCTGCAAGCCGGTGCCGATGAAGTCGTTTTGCCCGCGACTATTGGCGGGCTTCGCATCGCGCACTCCATTACGCAGCCCGATGTCAGTGAACTCCTGCGCCAGAAAAGCGGCCTCGATTGGAATGCGCTTGGAATTGAAGTTGACGAACTGCGCTTGCATCAACACGCACATCTGCTGGGCAAAAGCGTTCATGAAATTCATCGCTTGTGCAACGGCGAAATCATGATTCTGGGCGTACGCCGCAATGCCGAAGTCTTGCGCGAAAATCTCGATTCGCTTGTTCTTCAAGAAGGCGATGCGCTTGTCGCTCTGGCGCGCACGCAGCAGCTTCCCGCCATTCTCGCGCGCGACGTAGAACGCACCACAATGACATAA
- a CDS encoding exodeoxyribonuclease VII small subunit, translating to MPSYPPVDTLAFEAALVELDAVTQKLEAGNVSLEESLQLLERGQSLAAHCDTLLSQAESTLEQLVISGDGELETRALEWAEDDEEDDE from the coding sequence ATGCCTTCTTATCCTCCTGTTGATACCCTCGCTTTTGAAGCGGCTCTTGTCGAACTCGATGCCGTGACGCAAAAGCTCGAAGCGGGCAATGTCTCGCTTGAAGAATCTTTGCAACTTCTGGAGCGCGGTCAAAGCCTCGCGGCGCATTGCGACACCTTGTTGTCTCAAGCCGAATCGACGCTCGAACAGCTTGTCATCTCCGGCGACGGCGAATTGGAAACGCGCGCGCTCGAATGGGCCGAAGACGATGAGGAAGACGACGAATGA
- the xseA gene encoding exodeoxyribonuclease VII large subunit: protein MDLFSQVEALSVEELTWQIKRVVEADPILCDIAVIGEVSNFKAHTSGHLYFTLKDAGGQIRSACWKSSAQKLSFRPSNGDRVVATGHVEFYGARGEISFIVDTMRFAGAGAAAQAFERLKAELAADGLFDPARKKPLPVLPRCIGLITSPTGAAAHDVLSILRRRWPLARLVFIPAKVQGIDAPADLVRALTWASALDDLDVLIIGRGGGSAEDLWAFNDEEVARVAAEFPVPLVSAVGHETDFTILDFVADVRAATPSAAAELCAPDVRGVRAAIASYRARLVGAAEGDVEAARARLSNTLSRRVWTHPAERLSLLRERVATARRRGESAAAARVKIERRLLQARKSQLSALDPKRVLARGYVLVETSDGALVGSKEQSNAQQKVQIIWHDGRAAATIEN, encoded by the coding sequence ATGGATTTGTTTTCTCAAGTCGAAGCACTTTCGGTTGAAGAACTGACGTGGCAAATCAAGCGCGTCGTCGAAGCCGACCCGATTTTGTGCGACATCGCCGTTATCGGTGAAGTCTCTAACTTCAAAGCACATACGTCGGGCCATCTTTATTTCACGCTGAAAGACGCGGGCGGCCAGATTCGCTCGGCGTGCTGGAAGAGCAGCGCGCAAAAGCTGAGCTTTCGTCCCTCCAACGGCGACCGTGTCGTCGCAACCGGTCACGTCGAGTTTTACGGCGCGCGCGGCGAGATTTCGTTTATCGTCGATACGATGCGTTTCGCTGGAGCGGGCGCGGCGGCCCAAGCCTTTGAACGATTAAAAGCAGAACTCGCCGCCGACGGACTTTTCGATCCGGCGCGCAAGAAACCCCTCCCAGTTTTGCCGCGCTGCATCGGCCTGATTACCTCGCCAACCGGAGCCGCTGCGCACGACGTTCTTTCCATTCTGCGCCGTCGCTGGCCGCTCGCGCGCTTGGTGTTTATTCCGGCCAAAGTTCAGGGCATCGACGCGCCCGCCGATTTGGTGCGCGCCTTAACGTGGGCTTCGGCTCTCGACGATTTGGACGTTCTTATCATTGGGCGCGGCGGCGGCTCGGCGGAAGATTTATGGGCGTTCAACGATGAAGAAGTCGCGCGTGTCGCGGCAGAGTTTCCTGTTCCGTTGGTTTCTGCTGTCGGGCACGAAACTGATTTCACCATTCTCGATTTTGTTGCCGATGTGCGCGCGGCCACACCTTCCGCCGCCGCCGAATTATGCGCGCCCGATGTGCGCGGCGTGCGCGCGGCGATTGCCAGTTATCGCGCGCGTTTGGTGGGCGCTGCCGAAGGCGATGTCGAGGCCGCACGCGCCCGATTGAGCAATACACTTTCGCGCCGGGTGTGGACGCATCCGGCAGAACGTCTAAGCTTGTTACGCGAACGCGTGGCGACGGCGCGACGGCGCGGCGAAAGTGCGGCGGCGGCGCGTGTTAAAATAGAGCGTCGTTTGTTGCAAGCACGCAAGTCGCAACTATCGGCGCTCGATCCGAAGCGGGTTCTGGCGCGTGGTTACGTCTTAGTCGAAACGTCGGACGGCGCGCTCGTTGGCTCGAAAGAGCAATCGAACGCGCAGCAGAAGGTGCAGATCATCTGGCACGACGGGCGCGCGGCAGCAACAATCGAGAATTGA
- a CDS encoding EamA family transporter — protein sequence MWIPLALFSAFLTAAVGTMSKAGLEKVSSTFGFAIQSTVIVTCAWLVVFLKGNLRSEVASLETKTLGLLAASGVVSCLAYLCYFGALSTGDSSRVQPVDRLSLVFAIVLAAMFLRERTSPPVLIGAGLMTLGALVIAFSPTSK from the coding sequence ATGTGGATTCCTCTCGCGCTGTTTTCAGCGTTTCTCACTGCTGCTGTTGGAACGATGTCGAAAGCCGGACTGGAAAAAGTCAGTTCGACGTTCGGATTTGCAATTCAATCGACCGTTATCGTGACGTGCGCGTGGCTGGTTGTTTTCCTCAAAGGAAACTTGCGCTCGGAAGTCGCTTCGCTTGAAACCAAAACGCTCGGTTTGCTAGCAGCTTCGGGCGTCGTTTCGTGTCTGGCTTACCTGTGCTATTTCGGCGCGCTCTCGACAGGCGATTCAAGCCGCGTGCAGCCAGTTGATCGTTTGTCGCTTGTGTTCGCGATTGTCTTAGCGGCGATGTTCCTGCGTGAACGCACATCACCTCCGGTTCTCATCGGTGCCGGTTTAATGACGCTGGGTGCACTTGTGATTGCGTTTTCGCCGACTTCTAAATAA
- a CDS encoding tetratricopeptide repeat protein codes for MLSRRQLLIIFCFLLSLVAPAQSQQNGLVGTWEGEMLVGKAVKITLGFEGAAAPKGFIVNPDGGRAALTALRVAGADVTFQLDRGDGSLMTFSGKLGADGKSIDGLLVVSEDGTERGRTTWKARKVADAAPAIAAAPANRADVTPQPVPPSAYNRGLEFYRNKKYTEAIAALSEGLAAKPTDTGMLYLRGRSYHNKENFKEAVSDLTAVIENSPKAPAQVYLDRASSLIKLEEYDKAIADANKALALEAPAEAYLTRGNALYQQGIYLRFAGIMYADNAQGEKSRTNATAALADYEQFIKLKPQDYRGYLARGDLYFARWNVFDETKDTSFITRALNELDRAIALAPEQPDPYDSRSIIYGIIREHEKSKADARKADELRKK; via the coding sequence ATGCTTTCCCGTCGCCAGTTGTTAATCATTTTCTGCTTCTTGCTGTCGCTCGTCGCCCCGGCCCAGTCGCAACAAAACGGGCTCGTAGGAACGTGGGAAGGCGAAATGCTTGTCGGCAAAGCCGTAAAAATCACGCTCGGTTTTGAAGGCGCTGCCGCCCCGAAAGGTTTTATCGTTAACCCAGACGGCGGACGTGCAGCCCTCACGGCGTTGCGCGTAGCGGGAGCCGATGTCACGTTCCAACTGGATCGCGGTGACGGCTCGCTTATGACGTTCTCAGGAAAATTGGGCGCTGACGGGAAATCTATCGACGGCCTACTCGTCGTTTCAGAAGATGGTACCGAGCGCGGTCGAACCACATGGAAAGCGCGCAAAGTCGCCGATGCGGCACCCGCGATAGCAGCGGCTCCGGCAAATCGGGCTGATGTCACCCCCCAACCCGTGCCTCCATCAGCCTACAACCGAGGTCTCGAGTTTTATCGCAACAAGAAATACACCGAGGCTATCGCTGCGCTCTCCGAAGGTCTGGCGGCGAAGCCCACCGATACTGGCATGCTCTATCTTCGGGGCCGGTCGTATCACAATAAAGAGAATTTCAAAGAGGCCGTATCCGACTTGACGGCGGTTATCGAGAATTCTCCCAAGGCTCCGGCGCAGGTTTATCTCGACCGCGCCTCGTCTCTCATCAAACTGGAGGAATACGATAAGGCCATTGCCGATGCCAACAAAGCTCTTGCGCTGGAGGCTCCGGCGGAAGCGTATCTGACGCGCGGCAACGCTCTTTACCAGCAAGGAATTTATCTGCGGTTTGCGGGCATTATGTATGCTGACAACGCGCAAGGCGAGAAATCGCGCACGAACGCGACGGCGGCGCTTGCGGATTATGAGCAGTTTATCAAGCTGAAGCCACAGGATTATCGGGGCTACCTGGCCCGTGGCGACCTTTATTTCGCGCGCTGGAACGTGTTCGATGAAACCAAGGACACAAGCTTCATCACGCGCGCCCTGAACGAATTGGACCGTGCGATTGCGTTGGCTCCAGAGCAACCCGATCCCTATGATTCTCGTTCAATAATTTACGGCATCATTCGCGAACACGAAAAATCCAAAGCCGATGCGCGCAAAGCTGACGAGTTGCGGAAGAAATAG
- the dxs gene encoding 1-deoxy-D-xylulose-5-phosphate synthase gives MALIEHINGPADLKRLNPSQLPEVAAEVRRVIIDTIAEVGGHFGGPLGAVELCVALHYVLDSPKDKIVWDVGYQAYAHKILTGRRDTFHTLRQWGGVAPFPRCEESPHDTTNPGHGSTSISAALGYALARDLKKTDETVVAVIGDGSLVGGLALEGLHQAGHMGSNLIVLLNDNEMGISHNYSSLARYLRRVRTDPVYRHSRQRLEEVFKKLPGGELVIEAGGKMRAGVKSMVVPGMWFEELGYHYLGPINGHSIPEVAQALKTARSMGGPVLIHAVTTKGKGFEKAEAKDGQIKWHAASPADFPSDLQLLKKDEPQEDRAGLAKPKAPKTYTEVFSETLCELAAKDERICAITAAMPGGTGIDKFIEKFPKRGFDVGMVEEHAVTFASGLALGGLKPVVAIYSTFMQRAYDQIMHDVCQVRDGLPVVFALDRGGLVGEDGATHQGVFDFCYGRNIPHLHILAPSDENELRHALVTALALDKPAMVRYPRGTGLGLEAATPEILPTGKGRIVRDVEGEIELSVLCAGHILQPALQAADILRAEGRKVAVFDARWVKPLDETGISVLVRRSKAVITAEENAVQGGFGSAILELLAREGILVPTQLVGVPDEFVHHGHPKIQRRELGLDADGLLYTMRRTLADATPKKKSLGVQN, from the coding sequence ATGGCTTTAATCGAACATATCAACGGGCCTGCCGATCTCAAACGGCTGAACCCATCGCAGTTGCCCGAAGTCGCGGCGGAAGTGCGGCGCGTCATCATCGACACCATTGCGGAAGTCGGCGGGCATTTTGGCGGGCCGCTGGGCGCGGTCGAACTGTGCGTCGCGCTGCATTACGTGCTCGATTCGCCTAAAGACAAAATCGTGTGGGATGTAGGCTATCAGGCATACGCGCACAAAATCCTCACGGGCCGCCGCGATACGTTTCACACGTTGCGGCAATGGGGCGGCGTCGCGCCGTTTCCGCGCTGCGAAGAAAGCCCGCACGACACCACCAACCCCGGACATGGCTCGACCTCAATTTCCGCCGCGCTCGGTTATGCTCTAGCGCGCGACTTAAAAAAGACGGACGAAACCGTTGTTGCCGTAATTGGCGATGGCTCCCTTGTCGGCGGTTTGGCGCTCGAAGGTTTGCATCAGGCCGGACACATGGGGTCGAATCTCATCGTGTTGCTCAACGACAACGAGATGGGCATTTCGCACAACTATTCGAGCCTCGCGCGCTACCTGCGCCGCGTCCGCACCGATCCGGTTTATCGCCATTCGCGCCAGCGTTTGGAAGAAGTGTTCAAGAAGCTGCCGGGCGGCGAACTGGTCATCGAAGCGGGCGGCAAAATGCGCGCGGGCGTCAAAAGCATGGTCGTGCCCGGAATGTGGTTTGAAGAACTCGGCTACCATTATCTCGGCCCGATTAACGGCCACTCGATTCCCGAAGTTGCTCAGGCACTGAAAACCGCACGCAGCATGGGCGGTCCAGTGCTGATTCATGCGGTTACGACAAAGGGCAAAGGTTTCGAGAAAGCTGAAGCCAAAGACGGCCAGATTAAATGGCACGCCGCTTCGCCCGCCGACTTTCCTTCCGACTTGCAACTGCTGAAAAAAGACGAGCCGCAGGAAGACCGCGCCGGACTGGCGAAACCGAAAGCGCCCAAAACCTACACCGAAGTTTTCTCGGAAACTTTGTGCGAACTGGCGGCGAAAGACGAGCGCATCTGCGCGATTACAGCCGCCATGCCAGGCGGAACTGGAATCGATAAGTTCATCGAGAAATTTCCCAAGCGCGGCTTCGATGTTGGTATGGTCGAAGAACACGCCGTAACCTTTGCTTCGGGCTTGGCGCTTGGCGGATTAAAGCCGGTTGTCGCAATTTACTCGACGTTTATGCAGCGCGCCTACGACCAAATCATGCACGATGTTTGTCAGGTGCGCGATGGTTTGCCGGTTGTTTTCGCGCTCGACCGGGGCGGACTGGTGGGCGAAGATGGCGCGACGCATCAGGGCGTTTTCGATTTTTGCTACGGACGCAACATTCCGCATCTGCATATCCTCGCGCCTTCGGATGAAAACGAATTGCGCCATGCGCTTGTCACCGCGCTCGCGCTCGATAAACCGGCGATGGTGCGCTATCCACGCGGAACTGGTCTGGGTTTGGAAGCCGCAACGCCCGAAATTTTGCCAACAGGAAAAGGCCGCATTGTGCGCGATGTGGAAGGCGAAATCGAGCTTTCCGTTTTGTGCGCCGGGCACATTCTGCAACCGGCGTTGCAAGCCGCCGATATTTTACGCGCTGAAGGCCGTAAAGTCGCCGTGTTCGACGCACGTTGGGTTAAGCCGCTCGATGAAACTGGAATCTCCGTTCTGGTGCGCCGCAGCAAAGCGGTGATTACTGCCGAAGAAAACGCGGTGCAAGGCGGCTTCGGTTCGGCGATTCTCGAACTTCTGGCCCGCGAAGGGATTTTGGTTCCCACGCAGCTTGTCGGCGTGCCCGATGAGTTTGTGCATCACGGTCACCCAAAAATTCAGCGCCGCGAGTTGGGGCTGGATGCCGATGGTTTGCTTTACACCATGCGCCGCACCTTAGCCGATGCCACACCCAAAAAGAAATCGCTCGGGGTTCAAAACTAA
- the folD gene encoding bifunctional methylenetetrahydrofolate dehydrogenase/methenyltetrahydrofolate cyclohydrolase FolD has translation MQILDGKAAAAAVRLRVKEGVEKLKAERGITPGLGVVLVGDDPASRVYVGMKEKACAEAGIRSVSHRLDENATQDDVENAVRALNADPDIHGILVQDPLPNGLDIVPVNAMIDPDKDVDGVGAITMGRILLDEPGFLACTAAGIMTLLDENGIDLKGKKCVVVGRSITVGKPAALLALRRHATVTICHSRTQNLEEEVRAADVLIAAIGKPEFIKGAWIKEGAVVVDAGYNRVEGRKGDVGDVEFEEAAKRASWITPVPGGVGPMTIAILIRQTLEAAQRS, from the coding sequence ATGCAAATTTTGGATGGAAAAGCTGCCGCTGCCGCCGTGCGGCTGCGCGTCAAAGAAGGCGTCGAAAAGTTGAAAGCCGAACGCGGCATTACGCCCGGTTTGGGCGTTGTTTTAGTCGGCGACGATCCGGCGAGCCGCGTTTATGTCGGCATGAAGGAAAAGGCGTGCGCCGAGGCGGGCATCCGCAGCGTTTCGCATCGGCTCGACGAAAACGCCACTCAAGACGATGTCGAGAACGCGGTGCGCGCGCTCAACGCTGACCCCGATATTCACGGCATTCTGGTGCAAGACCCGCTGCCTAACGGTTTGGATATTGTTCCCGTCAACGCCATGATCGACCCCGACAAAGACGTCGATGGCGTCGGCGCAATTACAATGGGCCGCATTCTGCTCGACGAACCGGGCTTTCTCGCCTGCACCGCCGCCGGAATCATGACGCTGCTCGACGAAAACGGTATCGACCTCAAGGGCAAGAAGTGTGTTGTCGTCGGGCGCTCGATTACAGTTGGAAAACCGGCTGCCCTGCTCGCTTTGCGCCGTCATGCAACGGTCACGATTTGTCATTCGCGCACGCAGAACTTGGAAGAAGAAGTGCGCGCCGCCGATGTTCTCATTGCGGCGATTGGTAAGCCGGAATTCATCAAAGGTGCGTGGATTAAAGAAGGCGCGGTCGTTGTCGATGCCGGTTACAACCGCGTTGAAGGGCGCAAGGGCGATGTCGGCGATGTTGAATTTGAAGAAGCCGCCAAGCGCGCAAGCTGGATTACGCCGGTTCCTGGCGGCGTCGGCCCAATGACAATTGCCATTCTGATTCGCCAAACACTCGAAGCCGCGCAGCGCAGCTAG
- a CDS encoding farnesyl diphosphate synthase: protein MNIDWHFPLARIESCLDEILCVEAGVLAPQRTLREAMRDAVLGGGKRLRAQLVLESASLVSGTVEYDRTSRAACALELIHAYSLVHDDLPAMDDADLRRGRPSCHKIFGEATAILVGDALLTLAFEELAKSGDARVVGLVARAAGEVGMVGGQMIDIAWSNGNNSGIDGETLLQMHAMKTGALIRVSCEAGAILGGGTETEVAALREYGACIGRAFQITDDLLDATGDPNATGKSASDAANDKITATAFFGIAGARDLAQAAADEAVRALEPFDERAKTLRELARAIVKRDK, encoded by the coding sequence ATGAACATCGACTGGCATTTTCCTCTCGCACGCATCGAATCGTGCCTCGATGAAATCTTGTGTGTCGAAGCGGGAGTTCTCGCGCCGCAGCGCACCCTGCGCGAAGCGATGCGCGATGCGGTTCTGGGCGGCGGCAAGCGATTGCGCGCGCAGCTGGTTTTAGAAAGCGCATCGCTTGTTTCAGGTACGGTCGAATACGACCGTACTTCGCGGGCCGCCTGCGCGCTGGAACTGATTCACGCGTATTCTCTCGTCCACGACGATTTGCCCGCGATGGACGACGCCGATTTGCGGCGAGGCCGTCCCAGTTGCCACAAAATTTTCGGCGAAGCGACAGCGATTCTCGTCGGCGATGCGCTTCTTACGCTCGCGTTTGAAGAACTGGCGAAAAGCGGCGATGCGCGGGTTGTCGGACTGGTTGCACGTGCGGCGGGTGAAGTCGGCATGGTCGGCGGCCAGATGATTGATATTGCGTGGAGCAATGGCAACAACAGTGGTATCGACGGCGAAACGCTTCTGCAAATGCACGCGATGAAAACCGGCGCCCTCATTCGCGTGTCGTGCGAAGCAGGTGCAATTCTGGGCGGCGGAACCGAAACCGAAGTTGCGGCGTTGCGCGAATATGGCGCGTGTATCGGGCGAGCCTTTCAGATTACCGACGATTTACTCGACGCGACAGGCGATCCGAACGCGACGGGAAAAAGCGCGTCCGATGCTGCGAACGATAAAATTACCGCAACGGCATTCTTTGGTATCGCCGGAGCGCGCGATCTGGCGCAGGCTGCGGCCGATGAAGCCGTGCGCGCGCTTGAGCCGTTTGACGAACGCGCAAAAACGCTGCGTGAATTGGCGCGCGCGATTGTGAAACGGGATAAATGA
- a CDS encoding TIGR00730 family Rossman fold protein — MKKTSAKKTSAAKAATSESRRSPREEKRDKHAVPGTDVEATTSIMAPPRETNDYALLNSSDFTQSETWRVLRIQAEFVHSFERMSQVGPAVAVFGSARLGEENAYYQLGREVSSKLAQSGWAIITGGGPGVMEGANRGAREGELASHAVKASEIPDHPQMNVPSRTKLSVGLNIELPFEQHPNPYVDTELNFHYFFCRKTNFVKYASAFVILPGGFGTMDELFESLTLVQTHKIQNFPVVLMGKKYWAGLLDWIRNTMLTEGTILPADLDLIYVTDDPDDAVRYIFEHTREVRHP; from the coding sequence GTGAAAAAGACTTCCGCGAAGAAAACAAGCGCGGCAAAGGCCGCAACCTCCGAATCGCGCAGATCGCCGCGCGAAGAAAAACGCGACAAGCACGCAGTTCCCGGCACCGATGTCGAGGCAACGACCTCGATCATGGCGCCACCACGCGAAACCAACGATTATGCGCTGCTCAATTCTTCCGATTTCACGCAAAGCGAAACGTGGCGCGTCTTGCGGATTCAAGCGGAATTCGTGCATTCGTTCGAGCGCATGAGTCAGGTTGGGCCTGCCGTTGCCGTTTTCGGTTCGGCGCGATTGGGTGAAGAGAACGCGTATTACCAACTGGGGCGTGAGGTCAGTTCCAAACTGGCGCAAAGCGGCTGGGCGATTATTACCGGCGGCGGGCCGGGCGTGATGGAAGGGGCGAATCGCGGTGCGCGTGAAGGCGAACTTGCTTCTCATGCGGTCAAAGCTTCGGAAATTCCCGATCACCCGCAGATGAACGTGCCGTCGCGGACAAAGCTTTCGGTCGGGCTGAATATCGAATTGCCTTTCGAGCAGCACCCGAATCCGTATGTCGATACCGAACTCAACTTTCACTACTTCTTTTGCCGCAAAACGAACTTTGTGAAATACGCTTCGGCGTTCGTCATCTTGCCCGGCGGCTTCGGCACAATGGACGAGCTATTCGAAAGCCTGACCCTCGTGCAAACCCACAAAATCCAGAACTTCCCTGTTGTTTTAATGGGCAAGAAATACTGGGCCGGCTTGCTCGATTGGATTCGCAATACGATGCTCACTGAAGGCACAATTTTGCCCGCCGACCTCGATTTAATTTACGTCACCGACGACCCCGACGATGCCGTTCGTTACATCTTCGAGCACACACGCGAAGTGCGCCATCCATAA